The DNA segment attattggtATAGAAACATTAGAATTGTCAATTTCTAATTGACACGATGAGATCATCAAACCCAGCACATTCAAGTCGCGCTTCTAATGCCCAAACAAAGGGTGATAATTTGGTCAAGACGTACAAGTATAGCATCACAAAGATTGTCAAGATCATCATTAGAAACAAATATTGGAAAATAGataattgattttgttatgcCAATAGCTTTCTGAACATATATTGAGATATTATTGTTCCTTCCATGCAATTGATTCCTCAAATTCAAAATTTTGAGATTTCGAACTATCGGAGTAAGCCGAAATAATCTTACTTTATGCATTTCTTGTTGTTGCAGCTCCGACAACTTGTGAGAACACAAATTCCGAAAGAGAATATACAATCCAACTAAGAACTTGTTGATCTCGTTGCCGTAAAGCTGCATAATCTGGATTATACTATCTAGAAGGCAGAAATTAGAAACATTCTTCTCAAGGTGTTGTTCAACTCCACAAACACATAAAAATGGCATCAGTTGAGTCTTCATAATAGGAAGTTGGATGAGGTTAATTTAAGTGTCAATTGGCTAGAAAAACTAGCAGAGATTGAAAGTTTTTGGTTGCTAAACAACGATCTGATACCTTGCGTGCCATTGTTCGGTGATACAAAACTCTGAGCTTGAGCTTTGACCGAGCTGAACTTTGATAGAGCTTTAACGAGATTCATCGCATAGAATAAATAGCATATGACATAAGAAAAATTTATAACACGCTCCACATAAGTTTAAAAGGGTTACAAAAAAACAATCAATTATCATGGTCGAACTTCAAAAATAGTAGGTATTAATAGTGGTCGTAGAAGACAAACTCACGCATTAGTGCTGCTGGTGTGGATGACAAAATACAGAGAGATAACTTGGGGATTTAGAAGCAAATTAGTCATTTGGATTTGAATTTTGAACTTTGAATTTCTAATTTTCGGACTAATCCAAACCCTACAGCAGTCAtcaagtgtttttttttgtggatATTGTGAGTTGTAACTAGTTGAGAGTTAAAGTTTATCATTAATTACTAATTTGCTTTCTTTTTCCATTgtcattaattattttattttaaattttaaattaataaaatatatatagcaATTAAAAAGGCATTACATTCTAGTGCTActtgtggaatctgataatatGGAAGCTGTCAGAATGATCTCTGATTCTAGTGCTACTTGTTTAAATAGCAAGAACTTAATCAAAGGGATTAGAAGGTTATGTTCTTCTTTTGAGTCTATCAGTTTCtaccatatttttagggagcagaATAGGGTGGCGGACCGTCTTGCAGCAGAGGGCCATGTGAGGATTTTGGGAGTCTCTaccttctcttctcctccttgTTTCCTCTCTTCGCTTCTGATGGAGGATttggtgggggtcagttttcctagactgatcccgaaTTAAGTCTATCATTGTTTTgttgtgttttgttttttctttcatttcctaccaaaaaaaaggcATTACATTCATTTCGGTCTTCAAACTAaagtttcaaaatcaattaggatcctaaactatcaaaatcatcaattaaatcactgaactaaataaaaatcattaattgagtcCTCATCttatcttaaaataaaaaattgtgactatttgatatagactgtaataatttCTATGTTGGTCCAAAATGAGTCTGAGGAAAATGGtctaaaactgttcaaccgaacgATGTTCGATGAGGCttcaattgattatttttgtttagaatgtgGACTCAATTGacgatttttgcttagttcatgGACCtaatttatgattttgatagttgAAGGTTATAATTGACTTTGAAACCTTAGTTTAGAGAGTCAAATGGGTATTATgtcaattaaaaaataatccaactttaattcttggaattcTCCATTTTGAAGTCATTAACAGTTATTTTTATAGTGTGAAACTAAAAGATTCTCgtttttagcaaaacgaaaacATCAGTCCTtgtttagacaaaaaaaaaaaattcacaaatacTAGTTTGATAAAATGGGACCTCTTTACGCGCTCTCAAACCGAACTTGAAAAAACTCAAGATTGACTCATAAATATCTCGAAATCATACGATCCTGTAATTAAATTGAGTCCAATCGAATCGAATTTTGACCGAATTTTAATGGAACGGAGTTTGAACAGGGTGTGATCTACCTCTTACTTATTAAAATCCCAAAATGATAACACAAATACAATTATAATTTATCTCTCTGAGTTAACTTAGCATCATTATGTCCATCTAAAAGATTGTATTTTGTTTATCTTCTCAAACTCACCTTTACTGAGTGGGTACAATTAAAAGTGTAAATCAGTCAATTAATTACTGTTATGCCTTTCATATCAAGTTTTAAAGCTTTTTCTTATATTCGTTGGTCGGTCAAGATAAACTCTACCTTGTGATGATAATAATGATGATGAAGTTCATGTCTATGTGTCATTCGATTCTACCATTGTTGCTTTTCTCAATCATTACACATGTAATAACACAAGTCCTTGAATTCTTCTTCAATTCGGAAAAGTTGAAGtggaatttaatttaatttaatttggtaATTAAGTAATTAAAGGTTAAGACGCTAcatcaaagttttttttttttttttttttatcaatttctttcttcttctttttttccaaTTGAACACTTTCAATTAATTTCCTTTCTACTGATTCAAAagtttttaggttttttttttcgaaTAGAGTTTTATGTTTTTGACCCATTCATTTTATGAGCCCATTTCCTACACATTATTATTTTACCAAGTTTTTCAATTGCATCCTCCTATTTAATTGCATTAGTTTTGATTCCCACaatttattatgtcttttctcAATTAACTTACATTCACTGAtgaggtgtttggttgctcattttcatgctcttgtttgcattttcactttaaaatatagagttttaggtgtttgattaCTGACATCATGTTTAACTTTTACACTTAAAAAACAACattatgtgtttggttagtgacctctgttttgtcttttacacctgaaaacaGCATTTTGCAAAAGCAgaaaatctctgctttttggaaaaatagtttttttccaacagcaaaccgcAAACCGTTACAGCAAACAGCaagcaacaacaacaaacagcaaaccgtaacagtaaacagcaaccacttagggcccgtttgttttacctactgtttgctgttgctgtttgctgtttactgttaaggtttgctgttgttgttacggtttgatgtttgttgttggaaaaaactgcttttccaaaaagcagagattctctgcttttgtaaaatgctgcttttcgggtgtaaaagacaaacatgagatcactaaccaaacacctaatgctgtttttcaattgtaaaaggcaaacaggaggtcactaaccaaacccctaaaactctcatttttaaagtgaaaatgcaaaaggagcaaccaaacacccctttaATAAGGCTAACTTTCTGGTGTGATCGTCATATGGtttgatttatatatttttttattaaaaattcgTTTGACTCAAGTGTTGTTTCTTTCCTATCCGATTTATTAAGTGGTATAGATTAATCTCAGCAAAACGACATCACTTTCTTCCGGGcattgttgtaatttattatatttctaGCATGTGTGTGGTCTTGCTTTCTTTAGAATCAATTGTGACTTCGGTCTATGTTCGCGGCCCTCTTCCCCTCCAATTAGGACTATAATCGAGCCGAGCTGAACCGAGTTTTGGCCTGCTTAAGCTCTGCtcactataaaattaacgagctcgagtcaaggttcgagcttgtttcgagtccAAAATCTTCTTTAAACTTGgttttattaagaaaattatctaacaatgaattATTTGTGAgcaaatcgttaattatatttatgaagtttgctcgcaaatagctctttaattgtgtacataaacaaactCATAAGAGAaattcgtgaataaataaacaagaatgcttacaaatagttcgtcttaTTCATTTATTATGATTGtaaacgaactcatctaatagcaaataaaacaatattaagtttagatatttgtaaaTAACACAAGGCTATATAAAACTacaatttgttcataaatgttgtaatcgagtctgctcgcgagctttcaagCCGAGCTTTGGACTGCTCAAGCTGGGCTCATTTATTCATGAGCGGCTTATTTACAAATCGAGCTAAGTCgaaccgagcttttatcgagccgaacacCGAACCGtttcatgagcggctcggctcatttacaaccctatcTCCAATCCAGATCAACTCTTACGCGATGCCCTGCTATCCATTCTATATTTCCGTTGCGGCTATTTATATGTCGTTTTTCATATTCTTCATTGTTAGCAACCCATTTAACCTAATCAGATATAAATTAGGATTTGCACTCAGGGGCGGAGATAGGGAGGGTCACGGAAGATCGGCCGACCCTCCGGTCCTCCGAAAAACCCTAGGGTAGGATACTCCgccactgtttttttttttttttgataaaaggtCATATCATTCCATTAATTTAAAGAGAATaaagaggaataaaacctccAACTCATATAGGCTACATccacaaagggaagaaaatagactacaaagagcaataacaaccataaaaggtacagataaaacaaataaagaaaTCATATCCATCTCGTATGTCGAATCCCATTGAAAAACCTTTGTAATACATACTTCATCATTTATACTCTTCCGGACATTTGGATCTGAATCCTTTCTGTTTttgcaaccacgcagatctatagatctacggacaagatgAATCTTTTCCGTTCTTGCTAAGACCGATAAAggattaaataaaagaaatatagaTTACATGTGTAGATCTGAcggaaaaaaaaagttcaataaggaatattgatttcaaattaacccaaaaagtggatttaaaactaaaaactaaaactagACACAAATGGGAGGAGAAATAAAGATGGTGATGAAGAGTTGAAGAAATGaaactttgaaaaaaaaaaaaaaaaaaaagatagagaAGTTGGAGAGAAGTGAGAGCTTCTCTCGGTACTCCGCCACTGTTAAGAAGAGAAACCGCCATGGCATGGCGATGGAGAAGATGAGCCCCATCTCtgtaattctaattttttttttcaagtctACAACTAAAACGGCGTTGTTTTGCAGTTTTTTAAAAATGTATGGAAATGACTTATGTGCCCTTCATTTAACTTGAAacatttaaacatgtgttttttttttgtacacagcaattataattcatatttactcCTCCAGCACACCACTTCAACATTCGCGAATCGCAGGAAAGGAGAGGAGCTGCTGCCTGCCGCCGTTTGAAGAACCTTCTTGCTGCAGCCGCCGACGCCGTTCGTCGCCGCCTCCGGAAGTTGGGGAAGAGAGATATAGAggtaagtttttaatttaaggttttgattttagggattttgattttagggtttttgattaaattgaaaGATACTCTTAATTCAACAAATCATTTTCCACCATGTGTTCAACTTGATGTGGTATCTGAAACATCTAAGGAGCCAATAAGTTTCAAAGATTAGTAGGGAGGTTGTTATACTTAGGATTTACATGGCCTGATATTGCTTTTGTAACTCAACAACTCATTTTGTAACTCAACAACTCAGTTCAACATATGAGCAAGCCAACCGTAGTACAAATGGAGGCATCCATGCCTGTGGTAGAAGATTTGAAAGGAACTTTAGATGTTGGACTACTTTACATTGCTCAAAGTGACTGAACTAGGATGGAAGGATTTTGTGACTCTCAATGGGGAAGATCTAAAGTGATAAGGTGATCTGCAACATGATATTATTTGTTCATTGTTTCGTATTTTGGTGTATTGGAAGTCTAAAAAGAAGGGTGCAGTTAGTAAGAGTCATAGTTTTAAAAGGGTAAAGGCGAGTCAAGGCGACAAGGGCAAAATATCGCCTTGAGGCGAGGCGACGGCCTCTCGCACGTGAGGcgacaaaaaattagaaaatcaaataaaattaaattaactcaATAAAAACTAGTAGTACTGAAGGATAGTTTAATTTCTAAACTTGTGAACCAAAATAACTTAAAGTCTAATAATAAAGTGCTAATTCTTAAATCAAAATAGCATAATATCAAGCATCTTCATCCCCCAAATCCAACTCCTCATTTCGATGCAGTAGAATCAGTAGCACTAGCACTACCACTCATTTCTAAACACCTGCAAAATTCAATCAATTGAAAACATCTTAATAACAAAAATGATACACAAGTCAGTTATTACAATAAAATTCcacaaaacagaaaaaaaaataatcaattcaAAGCATAAATTCAAATCACATCTCAGAGCTAGAAATTCCCGCAAAAATTCGGCAGCATAACGGCACAATTAcatggaaagaaagaaaatataagAAGAAATCAAGAGTGAAGAAGAATcagaaaccctaaccctaaacagaaaaagaaagataaaataaagaggaaaggaaagaaaaaacatacCGGTGGTGATTGATGACCGGCCGCCGGTGAGAGAACCGTTGGAGAAGCATCGGTGGTGGAGAGGAGAAGAATCGGTGGTGTTGTGAAGAGAGAGCCGTTGGAGAAGAGAGAACGTTTCTGTTCTGTTTCTTTAATTGTATAGCTGGCTTTCTTCTGTCTATTTGGTCTTAAAGTCTAttaattagggtttttttttttttaaaatactgACTTATTGCCTTACCTGCAAGAGGCTACCGCCTCTCACCTGAGAGGGTGAGGCGGTCGCCTCTTGCAGGTCCATCGCCTTCCAGAGCGATGAGGTGATCGCCTCTGTCGCCTCTCGCCTGAGGCGACAGAGGCGATCGCCTTTTAAAACTATAAGAGTTTAGCTGGAGCTATGTAAAAAGCAATGACAACCATTTCTTGTGAATTTAAGTGGTTAACATATATGCTGGAAAAGTTTCAGATCAAGCCTTAACTTTCAATATCACTTTTCTGCGATAATGAAGTTGCAATTGATATAGTTATTAACCTTATGTTTATAAGTACATGTGGAAATTGATTGTTACATTATACGAGAGTATTTGCAAAGAGGGTTTATAAGTACATCTTATATGTCATCATCTAATGAGGTAGATGATCTTTTGATTAAGTCATTAGCATGAGTACAAATGTCAACATCATTAGGCACGATGGAGTTTTTCTCATATGCTTCATCTTGATGAGAGAATGTTAAAACATGATGATGATGTTAGTGAACAGAAGTGAAATGGAGTGAAAGCATGTGAAATGAGCTAATCCAGCTACTTAATAGCCAATGACACATTAAGCGTTAGTTAGAAGTTAATTACTGTTAATTATACATATGCCCGGTAAGGTAGAGTAGGCGAGAAGTATTGttaggtggttaagaagtttgtTACACTTATGCCACGTCAtcatcttatatatatatatatatgcacatACACACACACGTTCATTAATCAATATAAGCAGTTTTGCTTCTTTCATTTCTAAACTTCTTAAAGCTTCCATACAATTTTTCAGCTTGGCCTTCACATAAGTATACTCATTAAAGGATACTTCATATCGCTTGTGGTTGAAATGTGGTATCTAGaggaatatatttttttctgatTAGACGAAGATCTTTTGATGAACAACTTGAAATGAAATCAAAGTCAGGATTGAACCAGTAACAGACGCTGACAatctaataattaaattagtctTGGTTTTAACCCTTTAAGAATATATTAATGAAGAAGAATGTAGTGGAATAATGAGATAGTAGTAATGTATACACCTTCAACCTTAAATGTCCTTATATATAGGAGtttcttcatcatcacctcCTGATGGGATTCATTATGCCCTTACAAGGGACATACACTATGCATGGATGGTTCTGATTTTAACAAGGTGTAGTTTGCTGGATGCGTTGTGATGGTTCACGTAGCTATTGGATGAGGAGATGTGTTATAGCTGTCTCTGTCAGACGCATGTTGGCAGGATGAATTCTATAAGCTGATTGGAGTTTGTTGGTAGGTGTACAAATTATTTTCTGCTTTGTAAGGCCGTCGCATTCTGCTTGTTAGTCGTCAGTCGCTGTTTGAATGCTTGCTTTATTCATGTTGAGCCAGTAATATCTTCAATAAGATTTGGCAAGTCGAATTGGAAACTGGAATCTCTATTTGGTATGATACTTGTGGCATTTTCTTTCTGCTTCCTGAGATCATGGAAGACTTTGCTTAGCACAGGGCAATTGTCATCTATTTTATGAAATTGATTGTTCATTAGTTACAAAATAGAGAAGCTTTTCAGGTTTATTCAGAACATTTTTTTTCTCTGTTATTAAATTTTGGTCCATCATCAGTGCAACACTGGAATCCACAGCTGAAAATttcatcctcaaacgaatggacTTTTCAGTAACTGTAATATTATGACTCATAGATGATAGAAAGATAACGAGTCCTTCCCCTGGTTTGAAGGTGTGATTTTGATATTAGGATTTCTCGATCTTCCTATTCCAGCTAATAATGGACAATTACACTCAACCTCAATTGTTGTCTATTTCTCTATTCATAATAATTTGTTATTACTGAATGTCAATTTTGTAGAATATATTGAACAACGTACCTATATTGGAAAGTCAGAATCAGTATATCAGATGGCTTGATTTAGACCAGCCAACATATTGAGCTTGATATATAAATTcttttttcaaatttgttttGATGTAATTGCCTTTTGTGCTCTTGCTGATACTTCGGTTTAACTAACTTGTTCAAGCCTTATCTTTTTGTGCTCTTGAAATTGGATTCTAGGAAACAACTTCTTTAAACATGTTACATGTCTCCTTTATTTTTACGAAGATGGACCTTGTGTGCAGGATTTATAAGATGGAGAGCTTGCACAGCTTTTGGCAACTGGGTGATGAACTCCGAGGACAATCAAAAGTCTCAGAGGATCATAAGTGGATAGTGGCTGCCTCCAAATTGGCTGAGCAGACAAGGACAAAAGGTGAACGGATGAATAACCTCGATCTTTCAAAGGGCCTGGGAGAGATAAGGCCAAAAGAGAAGCTTGGGTTTCAGGAAGATAATAAATTTGAAAGCCTCAACTTCAATATGTTGAATTTGGAATCCAAGATGCAAGAAAATGTGAGCAAAAGTTCTTTCAGGAACAGTGTGTTCAATATGAATGCAGTGTACCAGAAGAACAACATAAACAGTATTGGTAATCTGATTGGTATCAAGTACAGTGGAAACAATCAGAGCAGCAAAGACCCCATTAATAACAGCAGTAGCAACCATAATAGCATTGAGAACAACAATGCAAGCAATGCAGTTGACAAAAGGTTCAAGACACTGCCTGCAACCGAAACACTTCCACGGAATGAGGTCCTTGGAGGATACATCTTTGTTTGTAACAATGACACTATGCAGGAAGACTTGAAGAGACAGCTATTTGGTAATTTCTTTCTTGCTTCTGCTTAGTTTTTTTGTCCCAAATTCTTGACATACCTCATGGTTTGATATGTCACATGGTTTTGACTATGAGATCGTTTCATGTTCTTTTCTTGCATTGATTATCCAAACGTGTTGTGATTTGTGATGAATGTGTACGGAGTTTAATCTTTATGATACTTTTTGGATGATATTGAAGAAATGGATGGATTATGTCACATTGTTCATGCTATTAACAATATTGGATAAATGGGACTTGCATTTTGATTCTATAATCATTTTGTGTAGGTTTGCCACCAAGATATAGGGATTCAGTTCGCGCAATAACTCCGGGCTTGCCACTTTTTCTCTACAATTACACTACTCACCAGTTGCATGGTATATTTGAGGTTGGTTTcaatctatattatataattgCTTGTTAGCTTTCCTCATGATGCATGAGTGCTATTGGTCTCCCAACTTTCTTGGAttgataatttt comes from the Euphorbia lathyris chromosome 5, ddEupLath1.1, whole genome shotgun sequence genome and includes:
- the LOC136229604 gene encoding B2 protein-like translates to MESLHSFWQLGDELRGQSKVSEDHKWIVAASKLAEQTRTKGERMNNLDLSKGLGEIRPKEKLGFQEDNKFESLNFNMLNLESKMQENVSKSSFRNSVFNMNAVYQKNNINSIGNLIGIKYSGNNQSSKDPINNSSSNHNSIENNNASNAVDKRFKTLPATETLPRNEVLGGYIFVCNNDTMQEDLKRQLFGLPPRYRDSVRAITPGLPLFLYNYTTHQLHGIFEASSFGGSNIDPTAWEDKKCKGESRFPAQVRIRIRKLCKALEEDAFRPVLHHYDGPKFRLELSIPETLDLLDLCEQAGSSA